In Chitinophaga nivalis, a single genomic region encodes these proteins:
- a CDS encoding aminotransferase class I/II-fold pyridoxal phosphate-dependent enzyme gives MHTDITPGRRVLTADGDSLFFSGFSYLGLHQHPAFKAVLTTGIEKYGTLFPSSRAGNLRLTLYEETEHALAVLLQQQSAVVFSSGYLASQAAVHYGASCGQLLYAPEAHPSLWHHLPALPLPDREKWQHDTIVRINSQPDNTYVIAADAVNPLTATIHAFDWLQAINRNVLVIIDDSHGIGILGRNGAGSQDSLPENPAVRYLITASLAKAYSLEGGVVAGHAADIAALKRMPFFTASTPLMPANAYAWLQSAALIQTQRHLLQQNITHLRHLTADTTIVNPHALPMFLLPADESKPPLADFLAARQVVISSFAYPHPHSTPVNRAVVTALHLPDDLVTLHRHLQEYGI, from the coding sequence ATGCATACCGATATAACACCCGGCAGAAGAGTACTTACCGCCGATGGCGACAGCCTGTTTTTCTCCGGATTTTCCTATCTCGGTCTGCATCAGCACCCCGCATTTAAAGCGGTGCTGACCACAGGCATTGAAAAGTATGGTACCTTGTTTCCTTCTTCCCGGGCAGGCAACTTACGGCTAACCCTATACGAAGAAACAGAACATGCCCTGGCCGTGTTGTTACAACAACAATCTGCCGTGGTATTTTCTTCCGGCTACCTGGCCTCGCAGGCAGCGGTACATTACGGCGCCAGCTGCGGCCAGCTGCTGTATGCACCGGAAGCCCATCCTTCGTTATGGCATCACCTGCCGGCATTGCCGCTACCCGACCGGGAAAAATGGCAGCACGACACCATTGTGCGCATCAACAGCCAGCCGGATAATACCTATGTGATTGCGGCAGATGCGGTGAATCCGCTTACCGCCACCATACATGCTTTCGACTGGCTGCAGGCCATTAACCGTAATGTACTGGTCATTATAGACGATTCGCATGGCATCGGTATACTGGGTAGAAACGGCGCTGGCAGTCAGGATTCACTGCCGGAAAATCCGGCCGTACGTTACCTGATTACCGCTTCACTGGCCAAGGCTTACAGTCTGGAAGGCGGTGTGGTAGCGGGTCATGCAGCAGATATCGCCGCTTTAAAACGGATGCCTTTTTTTACGGCCAGTACGCCGCTGATGCCTGCCAACGCCTATGCCTGGCTGCAATCTGCCGCACTGATACAAACGCAAAGACACCTGCTGCAACAAAACATTACGCACCTGCGTCACCTTACGGCAGATACCACCATCGTCAATCCACATGCTTTACCCATGTTCCTGTTGCCAGCTGACGAAAGCAAGCCTCCATTGGCCGATTTCCTGGCAGCACGACAAGTGGTGATCTCCAGTTTTGCCTATCCGCATCCGCATAGTACCCCGGTGAACCGGGCGGTTGTTACTGCCTTACACCTACCCGACGACCTGGTGACACTACATCGCCACCTGCAGGAATATGGTATATAA
- a CDS encoding DUF1572 domain-containing protein has protein sequence MSIGTTYLQSVILRLETNKKLGTTTITRLDAAQLHWQPDGTSNSIAHIIKHLHGNMLSRWTDFLTTDGEKSGRHRDLEFENDQLTKEQLLELWETGWQCMLSAIGSLEEADLEKTVYVRSEAHSVIDAINRQLAHVPYHIGQIVYVGKMILQGNWESLSIPKGQSEAFNKAKTGR, from the coding sequence ATGTCAATCGGTACGACTTATCTCCAGAGTGTAATACTCCGCCTGGAAACCAACAAAAAACTGGGTACTACCACCATCACCCGGCTGGACGCAGCACAGCTGCACTGGCAACCAGATGGAACTTCCAACAGCATTGCCCACATCATCAAACACCTGCACGGTAATATGTTGTCGCGCTGGACCGACTTTCTCACCACCGACGGCGAAAAATCAGGCCGGCACCGGGACCTGGAATTTGAAAACGATCAGCTGACCAAAGAACAACTCCTGGAATTATGGGAAACCGGCTGGCAATGCATGCTCTCTGCTATCGGCAGCCTGGAGGAAGCCGATCTGGAGAAAACGGTATATGTCCGTAGTGAAGCACACAGTGTGATCGATGCCATCAACCGGCAGCTGGCACATGTACCTTACCATATTGGCCAGATCGTATATGTAGGCAAAATGATCCTGCAGGGTAACTGGGAAAGCCTCTCCATTCCCAAAGGACAATCCGAAGCCTTCAACAAAGCAAAAACCGGCCGCTAA
- the ggt gene encoding gamma-glutamyltransferase, translating to MRFLILLGIAVCSTYAACAQEPVAALRPYNYSIDKDIKVLHGAVVSAHPLASQAGSIILQQGGNAVDAAIATQLALAVVYPGAGNIGGGGFLVAHLKDGRNIAIDYRETAPAAASKDMYLDSLGNAVTTLSQDGHLAAGIPGTVAGLFAAMKYARLPFAKLIAPAILLAEKGFAITTAEANLLNSYKADFERLNTGPTAFVKAQPWQAGDTLIQKDLAHTLTLIRNKGAAGFYQGETARNIVAEMRRGKGIITLKDLQQYKAKERTPVTFNYKGYTILTMPLPSSGGICLQQMMGMVEKYPIAQWGFHSPQAVQLMVEAERRAYADRAQYLGDPGFVKVPVAQLTNKKYLAARMQDFVSMQPGSSDHTKAGVFPQSEETTHLSVMDADGNAVAVTTTLNGHYGSRTVAGKAGFLLNNEMDDFSVKPGVPNMYGLVGNASNAIAPGKRMLSSMTPTIVLQQNQPVYALGTPGGSTIITSVFQTLLNVLEFGLSPADAVNKPKFHHQWMPDLIYVEASFPDSTVQALQQIGYKIEKRAPIGRTEIIKRAPASRYLEASGDKRGDDSAAGY from the coding sequence ATGCGTTTTCTGATTTTGCTGGGAATAGCCGTGTGCAGTACCTATGCAGCCTGTGCCCAGGAGCCGGTTGCCGCACTACGGCCTTATAACTATAGTATTGATAAAGATATCAAGGTACTGCATGGCGCAGTTGTATCTGCACATCCGCTGGCCAGTCAGGCCGGTAGTATCATCCTGCAACAGGGTGGTAATGCGGTAGATGCTGCCATCGCCACACAACTGGCGCTGGCAGTGGTATATCCGGGCGCCGGCAATATTGGGGGCGGCGGATTCCTCGTAGCCCACCTGAAAGATGGCCGTAACATTGCCATTGATTATCGCGAAACAGCACCAGCAGCAGCCAGCAAGGATATGTATCTCGACTCGCTCGGCAACGCAGTAACTACTTTGAGTCAGGATGGCCACCTGGCCGCCGGTATTCCCGGTACGGTAGCAGGTCTTTTTGCCGCCATGAAATATGCCCGGCTTCCTTTTGCGAAACTGATTGCCCCGGCAATTCTTCTCGCAGAAAAAGGTTTTGCCATTACCACCGCAGAAGCCAATCTGCTCAATTCCTACAAAGCAGATTTTGAAAGACTCAATACCGGACCCACCGCTTTTGTAAAAGCACAGCCCTGGCAAGCCGGAGATACTCTTATCCAGAAAGATCTGGCTCATACGTTAACGCTTATACGTAACAAAGGCGCGGCAGGATTTTACCAGGGAGAAACCGCCCGGAACATCGTCGCTGAAATGCGGCGGGGCAAAGGGATCATCACCCTTAAAGACCTGCAGCAATATAAAGCCAAAGAACGTACACCGGTTACCTTTAACTATAAAGGCTATACGATATTGACCATGCCCCTTCCTTCCAGCGGCGGCATCTGCCTGCAACAAATGATGGGCATGGTAGAAAAATATCCGATCGCGCAATGGGGCTTTCACTCGCCGCAGGCGGTGCAGCTGATGGTGGAAGCAGAACGGCGTGCTTATGCCGACCGGGCGCAATACCTCGGCGATCCAGGTTTTGTAAAGGTACCGGTAGCACAGCTCACCAATAAAAAATACCTCGCTGCCCGCATGCAGGATTTTGTATCCATGCAGCCCGGCTCCAGCGATCACACCAAAGCCGGCGTATTTCCCCAGTCAGAAGAAACCACCCACCTCAGTGTGATGGATGCAGATGGTAATGCGGTAGCCGTGACCACTACTCTCAACGGGCATTACGGCAGCAGAACCGTGGCCGGCAAAGCAGGTTTCCTGCTCAACAATGAAATGGATGATTTCAGTGTAAAACCCGGCGTACCCAATATGTATGGCCTGGTAGGCAATGCCAGCAACGCCATTGCACCGGGCAAACGGATGCTCAGCTCCATGACGCCCACTATTGTATTGCAGCAAAATCAGCCGGTATATGCCCTCGGCACACCCGGTGGATCTACCATCATTACATCTGTTTTTCAAACACTCCTGAATGTGCTGGAATTCGGCCTCTCGCCTGCAGATGCGGTCAACAAACCTAAATTTCATCACCAGTGGATGCCGGATCTGATCTATGTGGAAGCCAGCTTCCCGGACAGCACCGTACAGGCCCTGCAACAAATCGGGTATAAAATAGAAAAACGTGCCCCTATCGGCCGGACGGAAATCATCAAAAGAGCACCGGCCTCCCGCTACCTGGAAGCTTCCGGCGATAAACGTGGAGACGACAGCGCGGCCGGCTACTAA
- a CDS encoding M14 family metallopeptidase, whose protein sequence is MRRLILLAFLSLGFSRMHAQVPTPDQFLGYPLGSQFTPHYKVVDYFKTVAASVKNVKLEQYGSTYEGRPLMMAVVASPENFSRLDDIRQRSLAMSNAKDNGNGSQPVVVWLSYNVHGNEAVSTEASMKTLYELVNNGNAQTQQWLQHAVVILDPCLNPDGHDRYVNFYNATRGKQPNVYRYSREHHEPWPGGRPNHYYFDLNRDWAWQTQQESQQRVAKYNQWMPQIHVDFHEQEIEAPYYFAPAAEPFHDAITPWQRQLQVMIGKNNAKYFDEQGWLYFTKERFDLFYPSYGDTYPMYNGAIGMTFEQGGSGRAGVAVKKRDGDTLTLTDRIAHHFTTGMSTIEVAAQNAGKIISEYVQYFDRAKKDPQGGYKSYVIKAAGNTEKLNTLAELLRKNNIAFGFGTSTGSSSGFNYFTGKTENFTIDKEDLVINAYQPHSNMLRVLFEPVSHLTDSVTYDITAWALPYAYGLPAYAVKQPLTPAADAPAVRNNTPLVAQHPYAYLAKWNSLRDVKFLAALLQQDIKVRFTEVPFTVGSKDFPAGTLVITRAGNTAKGAAFDQFITSQANRFKISLDAVSSGFVDKGMDFGSDKIRYIKAPRVVLLMGDEVSSLGTGEIWHFFEQQLDFPLTVVNERNLDEVNLEETDVVILPDGYYRSLSEKASADRLKSWVNNGGKLIALEGAAAQLTEGEWGIKLKKEEDNKAAKDKAAQESPYEALKPYANRERESVKQFIPGAIYKVQLDETHPLAFGYPAFYYTLKQDSRLYDFIDNDGWNVGVLKKDSYLSGFVGTETRKQLKDGLIFGVKDMGHGEIVIMADNPLFRSFWENGKLLFSNAVFLVGQ, encoded by the coding sequence ATGCGCAGACTTATTTTATTGGCTTTCCTGTCGCTTGGCTTTTCCCGTATGCATGCGCAGGTGCCGACTCCCGACCAATTTCTAGGGTATCCCCTGGGTTCACAGTTCACGCCGCATTACAAAGTGGTGGATTATTTTAAAACAGTAGCCGCCAGCGTTAAAAATGTGAAGCTAGAACAATATGGTTCCACTTATGAAGGCCGCCCGCTGATGATGGCGGTGGTAGCTTCTCCGGAAAATTTCTCCCGCCTGGACGACATCAGACAACGCAGTCTCGCTATGTCCAATGCCAAAGATAACGGCAACGGCAGCCAGCCGGTAGTGGTATGGCTGAGTTACAACGTACATGGCAATGAGGCCGTTTCCACGGAAGCGTCTATGAAGACGCTGTATGAACTGGTAAATAACGGTAATGCACAAACGCAGCAATGGCTGCAGCATGCGGTGGTGATCCTCGATCCGTGTCTGAACCCGGACGGGCATGACCGGTATGTCAATTTTTACAATGCAACCCGGGGCAAACAACCCAATGTATACCGCTATTCCCGCGAACACCATGAACCGTGGCCTGGCGGCAGACCCAATCACTATTACTTTGACCTGAACCGCGACTGGGCCTGGCAAACGCAGCAGGAATCCCAGCAACGGGTGGCAAAATATAACCAGTGGATGCCACAGATTCATGTGGACTTCCACGAACAGGAAATAGAAGCGCCGTATTATTTTGCGCCGGCAGCAGAACCTTTCCACGATGCAATTACCCCCTGGCAGCGCCAGTTACAGGTGATGATCGGAAAAAATAATGCAAAGTATTTTGATGAGCAGGGATGGCTGTACTTTACCAAAGAACGGTTCGACCTGTTTTATCCCAGCTATGGCGATACCTATCCCATGTACAATGGCGCTATCGGTATGACCTTTGAACAGGGCGGTAGTGGCCGTGCCGGCGTGGCGGTGAAGAAAAGGGATGGTGACACGCTGACCCTCACAGACCGTATAGCTCACCACTTTACCACGGGAATGTCTACCATTGAAGTAGCGGCACAGAACGCCGGAAAAATTATCAGTGAATATGTACAGTACTTTGATCGCGCTAAAAAAGATCCGCAGGGTGGTTATAAATCCTATGTGATCAAAGCGGCGGGTAATACAGAAAAACTGAATACCCTGGCTGAACTGCTGCGTAAAAACAACATCGCCTTTGGCTTTGGTACCAGCACCGGCAGTTCCAGTGGGTTCAACTACTTCACCGGCAAAACAGAAAACTTTACCATCGATAAAGAAGACCTGGTCATCAACGCCTATCAGCCGCATTCCAATATGCTGCGGGTATTATTTGAGCCGGTTTCTCATCTGACAGATTCTGTTACCTACGATATTACTGCCTGGGCATTGCCTTACGCGTATGGCTTACCTGCCTATGCCGTGAAGCAACCGCTGACACCTGCGGCAGATGCACCAGCTGTACGTAACAACACGCCGCTGGTAGCGCAGCATCCTTATGCTTACCTGGCTAAATGGAATAGCCTGCGGGATGTAAAATTCCTGGCGGCATTGCTGCAACAGGATATCAAAGTAAGGTTCACAGAAGTACCTTTCACAGTAGGCAGCAAAGATTTTCCGGCTGGTACGCTGGTGATTACCCGGGCGGGGAATACTGCTAAAGGCGCTGCTTTCGATCAATTCATTACCTCACAGGCCAATCGCTTCAAAATATCCCTGGATGCTGTTTCCAGCGGTTTTGTTGATAAGGGCATGGACTTCGGGTCCGATAAAATCCGTTACATCAAAGCACCACGCGTGGTTTTACTGATGGGAGATGAAGTATCTTCGCTGGGTACCGGCGAAATCTGGCATTTCTTTGAACAGCAGCTGGACTTCCCGCTAACGGTGGTGAATGAACGAAATCTGGATGAGGTAAATCTGGAAGAAACAGATGTAGTGATTTTACCGGATGGCTACTATCGTTCGCTGTCTGAAAAAGCGTCAGCGGATCGTTTAAAATCCTGGGTGAACAACGGTGGTAAGCTGATTGCGCTGGAAGGCGCCGCTGCACAGCTGACAGAAGGAGAGTGGGGCATTAAGCTGAAAAAAGAAGAAGATAACAAAGCTGCCAAAGATAAAGCCGCGCAGGAATCTCCTTATGAAGCCCTGAAACCGTATGCTAACCGCGAGCGGGAAAGCGTAAAACAGTTTATTCCTGGTGCTATCTATAAAGTGCAGCTGGATGAAACGCATCCGCTGGCCTTCGGTTACCCGGCCTTTTATTATACGCTGAAACAGGACAGCCGCCTGTACGATTTCATCGACAATGATGGCTGGAATGTAGGCGTACTTAAAAAGGACAGTTATCTCAGTGGTTTTGTAGGTACTGAAACCCGCAAGCAATTGAAAGACGGACTTATTTTCGGTGTAAAGGATATGGGCCATGGCGAGA